A window of Solanum stenotomum isolate F172 chromosome 9, ASM1918654v1, whole genome shotgun sequence genomic DNA:
GGTTACATGGTTACATATGAAGGTTCTTTGATCTCatggaagtaaaaaaaataggatACAATTTCAAGAAGCTCAGCTGAATCTGAGTATAGGAGTTTGGCTTCAACAGTTGCAGAAATTATATGGCTGGTTGGTCTCTTTAAGGAGTTAGGGGTGGAACTAAAGTTGCCAGTGCCTATATATAGTGACAGCAAATCTGCCATACAGATTGCAGCCAATCCAGTTTTCCATGAATGAACCAAACACATAGACATCGACTGTCATTTCATAAAGGAAAAGGTACAACAGGGAATGGTTCAGCCTATGTATCTAAAGACAACAGAACAGCCTGCAGATTTATTCACTAAGGGACTCACTCATCTACAACACACATATTTGCTTACCAAGCTAGGAATGAAGAATGTTTTCCATACTCCTAGCTTGAGGGAGGATGTTGAACAATTAGTTAAATGTACAAGTGTTGATTAGTTAGAAGTTAGTTAGAATAAATTAACAAATTGTGAGTCCTTTTCCCTTCTGTGTAAATAGATAGCTTGTAACAGATTTCActtattcaatataatttttctctttcactttCACTGATCTTAACACACACCATAAACATATCATATACAACTGAGTGTATATGTAGTGTATACTTCGATCATCTTTGATAAACTAGATGGTTGAATGGTACATATTTGATAACTATCCCTTCACATATGATATACATACATGTACACACATATACATATCATATACAACTGAGTATATATGTAGTGTATACTTCAACCATTTTTCATAAACTAGTTGGTCGAATGGTAAATATTGATAACTATCCCTTCACATATGATATACATACATGTAAACCGACTGTATATGTAGTGTATACTTaagatcatttttgataaaCTAGATGGTCGAATGATACATATTGGTAACTAATCTTTATGATAAACATTAATTGATAACTTAAActtgaacaacaaaaaataacttGTCCATATTTAAACAAATTGCACCTCAACAATTAGCAACATCAGAAAGGAAAGGATCCATTAGCAAGTCAGCAGCAGATGGTCTTGCTCTTGGTTGTCCAATGCATTTTTCAATGAAATCCTTCAACTCTTTATCACTCACTTTATTGAAAGCTTGAGGCTTTACTCCTGATGTAACCTTCCTGTATAATTTGGCTAGGCTTTCACATTCACTATATGGTATTTCCATAGTGGCCATTTCTAGCAAACACATTCCAAATGAGTAAATATCTACTAACTCTGTGTAGTCCTCTTCATATAGTTCTGGTGCCATATACCCTGGTGTCCCTAGCATTGAATGTGCTGCATGACTCTTCCCTACTATTGTAGCCAACCCAAGATCACCTATTTTTACCTGTATAAACATAACAACTATGATAATTAGCGCGTTGCTATGTTACAAGTAGAGGCAAATTCAGGATTTCAAGGTTCTTAGTAGCAAAAGCAATTGTATGTTGGGATTTGAGTTGACAATTTAGTGGTTGTTGAGATTTTAGTGGTTTTGAGGTCCATGAGTACGGGTCAAAGAGAAGGACTAATAGACATCTAGACTGACAAGCTTTTGAAGAAGGGGTGCATGTGATATCTTAAgcgaatcttacatcaaaataAGAGAGGAAGGTGAAGATCAGCTTTATAAGGCATATCACAAGTTCATATGATATGCATGCTTTTGGGCTCAATGATGGCATAGCTCCAGGGACAAATCTATGAAGTTTGTTGAGTAAAAACAATGCATGTCTAGGGCTTGAGTTGTGACAAAAATATTGGGTTTgggtcaacaaagatgattcctaTAATACATTACACCAGTCGAGTccaaatgaatttcaaaatgaaGATATCTCTGTTTTGTTCCAAACGTGTTGTAGAACGATCTAGAAAGTAGTAATACTAATGATCCTATTTGGTCAAATACCTAGCAACAAACTCGAATATTATCAGAACTCAATATGGATCATCTATGAGTATGTCCtgtttttcaaatcttttaggATTGGAACCTCAAATTCTCAATAACTTCAGATAAGAAAAACATTAAGCTAAATGCACATAAACTAAAAACAAATGGAATGATCAAAATTCAATTACCTTTCCAACATTCCCATTGATAAATATGTTGCTGCAATTAAGATCTCTATGAATAACACAAGGATCATGAGTATGCAAATAATCCAACCCCTGCAATATCTGTCTAGACCAATTCTTCAACGCCCTTATAGAAACGCGACGATGCTTCTTCCTATAATCCCTCAAATTACCAGACACACATTCCTCAGTAATGAAATTGAGTATGTTATGTTCCTTATCTCTCCAGAAATGATACAACACAATGATATTATcattcttcaagtttttcaacAACGTAATCTCAGAACGAATTTTACTTATAACATAAGGCATGTCAATAAATTTACTCAATCGAATTTGATTCCACGCTACATCTCTTCCTTCTTGTATATCAAATGCTCTGTATACCTTCTTCACAGCACCATGGCCTAGTAACTCCGCGTATCGACCAAATCTCCCTGATGGATCAACTTCAGCAAAtaattccttttcttcttccattgaatCAGCACTTGCAGATGGCATTTTTAGCTCTActgaaacaattttaaaaaaaaaacaataagaacTCGACTCTTCTGTTATTCAATATTCACAATATCATCGTCTTTTTATAGACTAGGCATGATTTCCATGTCCCAAAAGGACTACGATGTAATTTATTCCTTATCCCAATAGGATTAAATTATTACAATTACATAACTtaccataaatataatttaggttccactataaaaataataattaaaacatgtATTCCTATCGATGATTGTTCATAGAACTATTAATATCGAGATTCTTCAGACCATATATATGGAAAGTGAAAGAAACTTACTTACCTTTAGCAAGATGAAAAATAGAGAGAGAGTAAATAAATTGGAGGATGAAGGTATTAAGGCAATTGATAAATTATATGCAAAAGccttatgttatatttatataatttatagaGAAGTTTAATTCAAGTAAAATAAGGATTGGATTATACGTAGGCATGCAAATATTAATTTCTACGTAGTTTCAAAAGTTATCAACTATATTGTCAGCTCATCAATGTCACGTGTGTGTTGCCATTATAATTGGTAAATCATTTATATTTatacttagtttttttttttttttttaaaaaaattatctaaagaAGAAAATACTTATGTTTTCGAACATTATCAATAACAATTATGGTTCAATCTCAAACCAACTAAGATTGGGTCActctgaaaaaaatatttctatttttaggtggtttttaatttttccttaaattttatgGTCTGTAATATCTTCCTTTTAACaccttaaataataaatatgcggacaaaaatacccctaattttttataaaataaatcatagttAAGAATACTTTggataacaatttttttttaaaaaaataagtaataaggataaaaattaaagactaTCAATTTAAgggataaaaattaaagattacgTCAAATTAGGGCAGTCCGTGCAAAAACTTAATTAAGATCAGCTGTATAATTAATTCTTATGATCATATTTCTCTCGTTATTTtgattcaaagtgggtgattaa
This region includes:
- the LOC125876325 gene encoding probable serine/threonine-protein kinase WNK11, which gives rise to MPSASADSMEEEKELFAEVDPSGRFGRYAELLGHGAVKKVYRAFDIQEGRDVAWNQIRLSKFIDMPYVISKIRSEITLLKNLKNDNIIVLYHFWRDKEHNILNFITEECVSGNLRDYRKKHRRVSIRALKNWSRQILQGLDYLHTHDPCVIHRDLNCSNIFINGNVGKVKIGDLGLATIVGKSHAAHSMLGTPGYMAPELYEEDYTELVDIYSFGMCLLEMATMEIPYSECESLAKLYRKVTSGVKPQAFNKVSDKELKDFIEKCIGQPRARPSAADLLMDPFLSDVANC